A region of the Pedococcus aerophilus genome:
GAGCATCACCCGGGCGACCCCGGACATGCCGGCGCCACCGATCGCGATGAAGTGCACCGCCCCGAGGTCCTCGAGCGGGGGGACCGGCTCGGTGAAGTCGAAGCGCTCGTTCGCGCCGTTCATCGCTGCGCCCCACGACCCGGCGTCGCGCCGGAGCCGCCACCGGACTCGCGCCAGGCGCGCACGACGAGGTCGGCCAGCGCCTCGTCCGCACCCCGCGCACCCGACGCCGCGGACGCGGCGGCCATCGCCTCGAGGCGGTCGCCGTCGATGACCAGCGGCAGCAGCGTGGTGTCGATCCAGTCGGGGCTGAGCGCGGCGTCGTCGACGATCACGCCACCTCCGGCAGCGACGACGTCGGCGGCGTTGAAGCGCTGCTCGCCGTTGCCGATGGGCAGCGGGACGTACACCGCCGGCAGGCCCACCGCGGTGAGCTCGCACACCGTGTTGGCGCCGGCCCGGGCGACGACGAGGTCGGCCGCGGCATAGGCGAGGTCCATCCGGTCGGCGTAGGGGACGGTGACGTAGGGCGCGCCCGGTCCCTCGACCTCGGGCACGAACTCCTTGCCCGCCCCGGTGAGGTGCAGGACCTGGACCCCGGCGGCGCGCAGGACCCCGGCCCGGGCCTGGAAGGCGGAGTTGAGCCGCTGCGCCCCGAGCGACCCGCCGGTGACCAGCACGGTGGGCCAGTGGTCCTCGAGCCCGAAGTGGGCCAGGCCCTCGGCGCGCGAGGCAGCCCGGTCGAGCTGGCTGATCTCGCGGCGCAACGGCATCCCGATCGGGGTGGCGTGCGGGAGCGACGTGCTCGCGAACGTCGTGGCGACGTAGCGCGTGATGCGCGCGCCGAGCCGGTTCGCCAGCCCGGGACGGGCATTCTGCTCGTGGATGACGACGGGTATGCCGCGTCGCCGGGCGGCGATGTACGCAGGCGTGGAGACGTACCCGCCGAAGCCGACGACGACCTGCGCCTGCGTCTGGTCGATGGCCCGCTCGGCCGCGGCGACAGCGGTCCGCAGGCTGGTGGGCAGGCGGAACAGGTCGGCCGAGGGACGCCGCGGCAGCGGGACCTTGGGGACGGTGAGGAGGGGGTAGCCGCGCTCGGGCACGAGCCGGCTCTCCAGCCCGGTCTCGGTGCCGAGGGCGGTGACGGTGATGTCGGGGTCGCGGCGGCGCAGGCAGTCGGCGAGGGCGAGCAGCGGCGAGACATGGCCGGCCGTCCCGCCACCGGCCAGCAGGACCGACGTGGGGGTGTCAGCAGTCATCAGCGATTCCGCCGCCCGGGAAGGACTGCGAGGGAGCGCTTGACCACCGAGGGCTTGGCGGACAGGGCCTCGGCGCAGCCCGGCTCCTGCCGGGCGAACGACAGCAGCATGCCGAGGGCGAACATGGTCGTCATGAGGGAGGAACCACCGTAGGAGACGAGCGGGAGGGGGACGCCGATCACCGGGAGCAGCCCGATGACCGCGCCGATGTTGATGATCGCCTGGCAGACGATCCACGCCATGACCCCGGCGGTGGCGATGCGGACGAACATGTCCTTGCTGCGCAGCACGATCCGGTAGCAGACGAGGGTCAGGGCGCAGAAGAGGCCGAGCATGACGAGGGTGCCCGGCAAGCCGAGCTCCTCGCCGAGGATGGCGAAGATGAAGTCGTTGTGCGCCTCGGGCAGCCAGGACCACTTCTCGCGGGAGGCGCCGAGGCCGACGCCCCACCAGCCACCGTCGGCGAGGGCGTACCGGCCGTGCAGCGGCTGGCGCGCGGCACCGTACGGGTCGGTGTCCTTGCCCAGCCACACGTCGAACCGGGCCAGCCGGTTGGGGCTGGTCACGACCATGACCACGGCAAGGGTGGTGAAGGCCGACGCACCCCAG
Encoded here:
- the murG gene encoding undecaprenyldiphospho-muramoylpentapeptide beta-N-acetylglucosaminyltransferase, whose translation is MTADTPTSVLLAGGGTAGHVSPLLALADCLRRRDPDITVTALGTETGLESRLVPERGYPLLTVPKVPLPRRPSADLFRLPTSLRTAVAAAERAIDQTQAQVVVGFGGYVSTPAYIAARRRGIPVVIHEQNARPGLANRLGARITRYVATTFASTSLPHATPIGMPLRREISQLDRAASRAEGLAHFGLEDHWPTVLVTGGSLGAQRLNSAFQARAGVLRAAGVQVLHLTGAGKEFVPEVEGPGAPYVTVPYADRMDLAYAAADLVVARAGANTVCELTAVGLPAVYVPLPIGNGEQRFNAADVVAAGGGVIVDDAALSPDWIDTTLLPLVIDGDRLEAMAAASAASGARGADEALADLVVRAWRESGGGSGATPGRGAQR